One part of the Myxococcales bacterium genome encodes these proteins:
- a CDS encoding PKD domain-containing protein, with protein sequence MTESQDLMSSRTARQLVRSRTTHLLLAALLFASSRLASADCVRPTKVSLPISGHVMALVPTSGSAGPTHQAIANGNWNSAATWNNGVPGANARVWIPAGKTVTYDRNVTTTLDWVRVDGTLAFRTDVNTTMRLDTMVVMESGSLIIGTEASPVASSVAAKLQFPGSSAIDLARDPMALSRGLLAMGRVQVHGTPRTAFVRTPANRQFAVSETAIPLAQAVPADWQVGDAVILTGTYLDPNDATSFSHDDELVVGAIGTNQITASQGLAYAHTYPTGFGLSLYLANTTRNVVFETVDGAGVTPQRRAHVMLMHNLDKDLRYAAFRFMGRTDKSRLVTDPQGTFQNNPPLYSSCDGKDRFAPASLQTTRISTENVRGRYAVHLHHAGDEDLTVPPARFKGLAILHSPGWGLVIHKSYAEVDDNVSYDVTGGHFVTEEETEVASFRNNIAISSRGSDYETGLLALPNERDWRNDFAARGVGFWFDSPYSIREATGNVVSGVRAEAYFVYGNDDANDEFDEKHGLLPVKLKNILPAYQGAFGTTNAEATFTSSEVPFGPFQNNVGFNARAYAMFAGNLRDDSGVKYFFRGANTLHEVVENAKGFNLTETGASIQYGARTDFKNCLFLGKPQAPIPFTEAAWDGADPTGFGIYFQKNGRESKIDTCHIEGFYAAVMVAQTGQQGLREVEETPFGMSEVIGGTFRNNTHVFAPPPSRFHDIASADRIMSPPFPTYFALKGSPTFPAQPGGQAPSASISSSAVGGLTVRLSGKGSVDPDYQTRLGRHPDDAPSGAKPTGAYIWGTKSAAEGGWAEENDNTLAAFVWDVNNDGTIEGFGRYFDHRFAAAGSYSVKLTVYDEDGRSSSTVKTIQVVDTAAANVVMDGTFDTNMPVFNPTTKLFEPKPIIGQRTTFTDAPWMYLPTGIHPRTDQSWTIHKSGPWVHNVSQGTLDATFDDKNPGRTAVQNIHDGKLSRGAHKFTFDAINTGGDTLRVLIYGIAGNYFTSETRNTNPPKSLDHANPISTKVLLDRTVTDLTSSWRPYEMTLDLETGFDNLVVMLVTGVTSGGLQRIDNVKLLSAGSPPPPPPPPPPPPPDCAYVEANGLVVMEAEKAMAAGTGADGLDWRLDQTAMAGFAGTGYADTPDGTRLGAFDTAAALFYDVEFSTAGTYAVWVRRYAVGGGDNSVWVGLDGVASTAGFDNKNSGLGAWTWMKLDNVVVSAAGTRRLHLVQREDGYRVDRILLTTNLSASTPSGVGPAESPESSSCGDGGTGRFQEDLGVVSIEAENGSFDAATLWQTLGSGTKAEAASGGAYIEIEPTYNEAGTVPASTEPARIVTYPFTIVSNPGTYTFWLRGAAASSADDSFYWRLDGGPWNRVNNMPIGTWVWSSRAFASDLAAGDHDLEITFRENGAGFDKLVIQLTSLPGPTGQGPAESAR encoded by the coding sequence ATGACCGAATCCCAAGACCTCATGTCGTCACGAACGGCAAGACAACTCGTTCGGAGCCGAACGACCCACCTTCTTCTGGCGGCGCTCCTCTTCGCGAGTAGCCGGCTGGCCAGCGCCGACTGTGTACGCCCCACCAAGGTGAGCTTGCCCATCTCGGGCCACGTCATGGCCCTCGTCCCGACGAGTGGCAGTGCCGGTCCAACCCACCAGGCGATCGCCAATGGCAACTGGAACAGCGCGGCCACCTGGAACAACGGTGTTCCCGGCGCCAACGCACGCGTGTGGATTCCGGCTGGAAAGACTGTAACCTACGATCGCAACGTGACCACGACACTCGACTGGGTGCGCGTGGACGGCACGCTCGCCTTCCGCACCGACGTGAACACGACCATGCGCCTCGACACGATGGTGGTGATGGAAAGCGGCAGCCTCATCATCGGCACCGAAGCGAGCCCTGTGGCCTCGAGTGTGGCTGCCAAACTTCAGTTTCCTGGGAGCAGCGCGATCGATCTCGCACGAGACCCCATGGCCCTCAGCCGTGGCCTCCTCGCGATGGGTCGGGTGCAAGTGCACGGCACGCCGCGAACCGCTTTCGTGCGCACCCCGGCGAACCGCCAGTTCGCCGTGAGCGAAACGGCCATACCGCTCGCTCAGGCGGTGCCTGCGGATTGGCAGGTGGGCGACGCCGTCATCTTGACCGGCACGTATCTCGATCCGAACGATGCCACGAGCTTTTCCCATGATGACGAGCTCGTCGTCGGCGCCATCGGGACCAACCAAATCACGGCCAGCCAGGGGCTCGCGTACGCTCACACTTACCCCACCGGGTTCGGCCTTTCCCTTTACCTTGCGAACACGACCCGCAACGTCGTCTTCGAGACGGTGGACGGGGCGGGTGTCACTCCCCAGCGGCGCGCTCACGTCATGTTGATGCACAACCTCGACAAGGACCTGCGCTACGCCGCTTTCCGCTTCATGGGCCGAACCGACAAGAGTCGACTGGTCACCGATCCGCAAGGGACCTTTCAGAACAACCCGCCCCTCTATTCCTCGTGTGATGGAAAAGACCGCTTCGCGCCCGCGAGCCTTCAGACGACCCGCATCTCGACCGAAAACGTACGAGGACGTTACGCGGTTCACCTGCATCACGCCGGAGACGAAGACCTCACGGTACCTCCAGCGCGGTTCAAGGGCCTCGCCATTCTGCACAGCCCGGGATGGGGCCTCGTCATTCACAAGAGCTACGCCGAGGTCGATGACAACGTCTCCTACGACGTGACGGGCGGCCACTTCGTCACGGAGGAAGAGACCGAGGTCGCCTCCTTCCGCAACAACATCGCCATCTCGTCACGCGGGTCGGACTACGAAACAGGCCTGCTCGCGTTGCCGAATGAACGCGATTGGCGCAACGACTTCGCGGCACGCGGGGTGGGGTTCTGGTTCGACTCGCCCTACTCCATCCGGGAAGCCACTGGCAACGTGGTCTCGGGTGTGCGTGCGGAAGCCTACTTCGTGTACGGCAACGACGACGCCAACGACGAGTTCGACGAAAAACACGGACTGCTACCGGTGAAGCTGAAGAACATTCTTCCCGCGTACCAGGGAGCCTTCGGCACCACGAACGCAGAGGCCACTTTCACGAGTTCCGAGGTACCGTTTGGCCCGTTTCAGAACAACGTAGGGTTCAACGCCCGAGCTTACGCCATGTTCGCGGGCAACCTCCGCGACGACTCCGGGGTGAAGTACTTCTTTCGAGGCGCGAACACCCTGCACGAGGTGGTCGAGAACGCCAAGGGCTTCAATCTGACCGAGACCGGCGCATCGATTCAGTACGGCGCACGGACAGACTTCAAAAACTGCCTGTTCCTTGGAAAACCACAAGCCCCCATTCCTTTCACCGAAGCCGCTTGGGATGGCGCGGATCCGACTGGATTCGGGATCTATTTCCAGAAGAACGGCCGTGAGTCGAAGATCGACACCTGCCACATCGAGGGCTTCTACGCTGCCGTCATGGTGGCACAGACAGGCCAGCAGGGTTTGCGAGAGGTCGAGGAGACCCCCTTCGGCATGAGCGAGGTCATCGGGGGCACTTTCCGCAACAACACCCACGTTTTTGCGCCGCCGCCCAGCCGATTTCACGACATCGCGTCCGCGGACCGCATCATGTCGCCCCCCTTTCCTACATACTTCGCGCTCAAGGGCAGCCCAACCTTCCCGGCGCAGCCCGGCGGGCAGGCGCCCTCGGCCTCCATCTCCTCCAGCGCCGTTGGCGGCTTGACGGTGCGGCTGAGCGGCAAGGGATCCGTTGACCCTGACTACCAAACTCGACTCGGTAGGCATCCCGACGATGCCCCCTCAGGGGCGAAGCCCACGGGGGCCTATATTTGGGGCACCAAATCCGCCGCCGAGGGCGGATGGGCGGAGGAAAACGACAACACGCTCGCCGCGTTCGTTTGGGACGTCAACAACGACGGGACCATCGAGGGGTTCGGCCGCTACTTCGACCACCGGTTCGCGGCAGCCGGCTCCTACTCGGTCAAGCTGACCGTATACGACGAGGACGGCCGGTCCAGCAGCACCGTCAAGACCATCCAGGTGGTCGACACGGCAGCTGCCAACGTCGTGATGGACGGCACCTTCGACACCAACATGCCCGTGTTCAACCCGACCACCAAGCTGTTCGAGCCGAAGCCCATCATCGGCCAGCGGACCACCTTCACCGACGCCCCTTGGATGTACCTGCCCACCGGCATTCACCCTCGCACCGATCAGTCCTGGACCATTCACAAGAGTGGTCCTTGGGTTCACAACGTCTCCCAGGGCACCCTCGACGCCACGTTCGATGACAAGAACCCGGGCCGCACGGCGGTGCAAAACATCCATGACGGCAAGCTGTCCCGGGGAGCCCACAAGTTCACCTTCGACGCGATCAACACCGGGGGCGACACGCTGCGGGTTCTGATCTACGGCATCGCGGGCAACTACTTCACCTCGGAGACCCGAAACACCAACCCGCCGAAGTCCCTGGATCACGCCAACCCCATATCGACGAAGGTGCTTCTCGACCGCACCGTCACCGACCTGACCTCGTCTTGGCGTCCTTACGAGATGACGCTCGATCTGGAAACCGGGTTCGACAATTTGGTGGTCATGCTGGTCACCGGGGTGACTTCGGGCGGCCTGCAGCGCATCGACAACGTCAAGCTGCTGAGCGCCGGTTCTCCGCCGCCCCCACCTCCTCCGCCGCCCCCGCCTCCTCCGGACTGCGCTTACGTCGAAGCGAACGGGTTGGTGGTGATGGAAGCCGAAAAAGCCATGGCGGCGGGCACCGGCGCTGACGGCTTGGATTGGCGCCTAGACCAAACGGCCATGGCCGGCTTTGCCGGAACCGGGTACGCCGACACGCCGGACGGAACCCGCCTCGGGGCCTTCGACACGGCCGCCGCGCTCTTTTACGACGTGGAGTTCTCGACCGCAGGCACCTATGCGGTGTGGGTCCGCCGCTACGCCGTAGGCGGGGGAGACAACTCGGTATGGGTGGGACTCGACGGGGTCGCATCGACCGCCGGCTTCGACAACAAGAACTCGGGCCTGGGCGCCTGGACCTGGATGAAGCTGGACAACGTCGTGGTGAGCGCTGCGGGCACCCGACGCCTTCACCTGGTGCAGCGCGAAGACGGCTATCGCGTGGACCGCATCCTCCTCACCACGAACCTGAGCGCTTCGACACCCTCGGGCGTGGGGCCCGCGGAGAGCCCGGAGTCTTCCAGTTGTGGCGACGGCGGAACGGGGCGTTTCCAGGAGGACCTGGGTGTGGTCTCGATAGAAGCGGAGAACGGCAGCTTCGATGCGGCGACGCTCTGGCAAACACTGGGCAGCGGGACCAAAGCCGAGGCGGCCTCCGGGGGTGCCTACATCGAGATCGAGCCCACCTACAACGAGGCGGGCACCGTGCCCGCGTCCACGGAACCCGCCCGGATCGTGACCTACCCCTTCACGATCGTCAGCAACCCAGGCACCTACACCTTCTGGCTCCGGGGTGCAGCAGCCTCGAGCGCTGACGATTCCTTCTACTGGCGACTCGACGGCGGGCCCTGGAACCGCGTGAACAACATGCCCATCGGGACCTGGGTCTGGAGCAGCCGGGCGTTTGCCAGCGACCTTGCCGCGGGGGACCACGACCTGGAGATCACCTTCCGGGAAAACGGCGCCGGATTCGACAAGCTGGTCATCCAGCTGACCAGCTTGCCGGGGCCCACGGGGCAGGGCCCCGCCGAAAGCGCCCGCTAA
- a CDS encoding zinc-dependent alcohol dehydrogenase family protein, producing MKASIIRSFGGPENIELAEMPKPVPGPKQVLIRVVAASVNPVDYKIRQNGSWAGVPMPAILGYDAAGIVEAVGAQASRFKPGDEVFYSARIFGRQGTYAEYHVEDEEIIALKPAALTFEEAAAVPLAAITAYDTVISFFQTKPGDTVLIQAGAGGVGHFAVQLAKAAGARVLATGRASNAELIKSLGAHHVIDYQKTVFEDEALRLTDGCGVDFAFDTVGGNTVSRSIKAVRAYGKLASVVSVEGSLAGMQPKNLTLYFGFMERTEAKIQAMSTLIARGQIKPLIDSVFPLDGVADAHRKLEAGGIKGKVVIRV from the coding sequence ATGAAAGCTTCCATCATTCGATCCTTCGGTGGTCCTGAAAACATCGAGCTGGCCGAGATGCCGAAGCCGGTGCCGGGGCCAAAGCAGGTGCTGATTCGCGTTGTTGCGGCCTCAGTGAACCCAGTTGATTACAAGATCAGGCAGAATGGATCGTGGGCAGGCGTGCCAATGCCGGCCATCCTTGGCTACGACGCTGCGGGTATCGTAGAAGCTGTGGGTGCGCAAGCTTCGCGATTCAAACCTGGCGATGAAGTCTTCTACAGCGCGCGCATTTTTGGGCGGCAAGGCACGTACGCTGAGTATCATGTCGAAGACGAAGAGATCATCGCACTCAAGCCGGCTGCGTTGACGTTCGAGGAAGCGGCTGCCGTGCCTTTGGCGGCGATCACAGCTTATGACACTGTGATCTCGTTCTTTCAGACCAAGCCTGGAGATACGGTCCTTATTCAAGCGGGCGCGGGTGGGGTGGGGCATTTCGCGGTGCAGTTGGCGAAAGCTGCGGGCGCGCGGGTGCTGGCCACGGGGCGCGCCTCCAATGCAGAGCTCATCAAGAGCCTGGGCGCTCATCACGTGATCGATTACCAGAAGACGGTGTTCGAAGATGAAGCCTTGCGGCTGACCGATGGCTGCGGTGTTGATTTCGCGTTCGATACCGTGGGAGGCAACACGGTGAGTCGGTCAATCAAAGCGGTGCGCGCCTACGGAAAGCTTGCAAGCGTTGTCAGCGTCGAGGGCTCACTTGCGGGCATGCAACCCAAAAACCTCACGCTTTACTTTGGCTTCATGGAGCGCACAGAAGCAAAGATCCAAGCGATGTCGACCTTGATTGCGCGCGGGCAGATTAAGCCGCTCATCGACAGCGTGTTCCCCCTGGACGGCGTTGCGGACGCACACCGCAAGCTCGAGGCGGGCGGCATCAAGGGTAAAGTCGTCATTCGGGTATAG
- a CDS encoding diiron oxygenase, with translation MPTTYEVPKLPTSPSASARLRNALRAALRDALMGAGGLSLFACGGDALPSAGFQPRSCETTAEGQVWNPLPGLNATPPADHWLFDTRSQVFSRGAACSGATTPAACQSTYEALLQQARANGCMPGGCPSIVMMTRGDEAKALTSLEELRPVIAPIDTADEAALLVGSAWFNIGCTVAAGGVRPLENGSFEVRAQSTRGDCEVDDVLLRVGKDGTVTELRREGPPRNNNCAVGRLPEGLRTPASPCGRTLGAFFAEIAELEAASIPAFMLLARDLEHLGAPEDLVHGARRAARDEVKHARDTQDLANKYGSAVREVVVDASAPKTRLALALDNAVEGCVRETFGALVAAYQATRAADPNVAALMQQIARDEASHAELAHELDAWLWPQLSPEERHQVHTARLTAIGACEEALQESHDEEVYVAAGYPRPEVALQLHKSLFAHLNAT, from the coding sequence ATGCCCACGACTTACGAGGTCCCCAAGCTGCCAACCTCCCCCTCTGCCTCCGCCCGGCTTCGCAACGCGCTCAGGGCCGCGCTTCGGGACGCACTGATGGGTGCCGGTGGACTATCGCTCTTTGCCTGCGGCGGTGATGCGCTCCCCTCCGCTGGTTTTCAGCCACGCAGCTGTGAGACGACGGCCGAGGGCCAGGTCTGGAACCCGCTGCCCGGACTCAACGCCACCCCGCCCGCGGATCACTGGCTGTTCGATACGCGTTCGCAGGTTTTCTCCCGCGGGGCGGCTTGTTCCGGCGCCACGACGCCTGCCGCGTGCCAGAGCACGTACGAAGCCCTGCTTCAGCAGGCTCGCGCGAATGGGTGCATGCCCGGCGGCTGCCCGTCCATCGTCATGATGACCCGGGGTGACGAGGCAAAAGCCCTGACGAGCCTCGAAGAGCTTCGCCCCGTGATTGCCCCCATCGATACCGCTGACGAGGCCGCCCTTTTGGTAGGTAGCGCCTGGTTCAACATCGGCTGCACCGTCGCGGCAGGGGGCGTTCGCCCACTCGAAAATGGCAGCTTCGAGGTTCGCGCACAGTCCACGCGAGGAGACTGCGAGGTTGATGACGTGCTCTTGCGCGTGGGCAAAGACGGGACAGTGACCGAGCTTCGTCGCGAGGGGCCGCCCCGGAACAATAACTGCGCCGTGGGCCGCCTGCCCGAAGGCCTGCGTACACCGGCCAGCCCATGCGGACGCACATTGGGAGCGTTCTTCGCCGAGATCGCCGAGCTGGAAGCGGCGTCCATCCCCGCATTCATGCTGCTGGCGCGCGACCTCGAACATTTGGGCGCCCCAGAGGATCTGGTCCACGGGGCCCGCCGGGCTGCACGTGATGAGGTCAAGCACGCAAGAGACACCCAGGACCTGGCGAACAAATACGGAAGCGCAGTTCGCGAGGTCGTCGTAGACGCTTCGGCCCCGAAGACGCGGCTGGCATTGGCTCTGGACAACGCCGTCGAAGGCTGCGTGCGCGAAACGTTCGGCGCGCTCGTGGCCGCCTATCAGGCCACGCGCGCAGCTGATCCCAATGTCGCCGCGCTGATGCAGCAGATCGCGCGCGACGAAGCCTCGCACGCAGAGCTCGCACATGAATTGGACGCATGGCTTTGGCCCCAGCTTTCACCCGAGGAGCGCCACCAGGTGCACACAGCCCGGCTCACGGCCATCGGCGCCTGCGAGGAGGCCCTCCAGGAAAGCCACGACGAAGAGGTGTACGTCGCCGCCGGGTACCCCCGTCCCGAGGTCGCTCTGCAGCTTCACAAGTCTCTGTTCGCCCACCTGAACGCCACCTGA